In one Capricornis sumatraensis isolate serow.1 chromosome 1, serow.2, whole genome shotgun sequence genomic region, the following are encoded:
- the PSMG1 gene encoding proteasome assembly chaperone 1 isoform X4 codes for MAATFFGEVVRTPCRAGTEDEEEEEEGRRETPEDREVRRQLARKREVQLFRRQTKTTLEFSLLEKHPCSKFIIAIGNNAVAFLSSFVMNSGTWEEVGCAKLWNEWCRTTDTAHLSPTEAFCVFYHLKSNPSVFGSCPRKNMQVTILTCRHVTDYKTSESTSSLHTPFLKALKTQNFKEPPFCSLLEQPNIVHDLPAAVLSYCQVWRIPAVLYLCYTDVMKLDLITVEAFKPVLSSRSLKCLVKNILQSTEILKKLMTTNEIQSNIYT; via the exons ATGGCGGCCACGTTCTTCGGGGAGGTGGTGAGGACGCCGTGCCGAGCCGGGAcggaggacgaggaggaggaagaggaggggaggagggagacgcCCGAGGATAGGGAGGTCCGGCGACAGCTGGCGCGGAAGAG gGAGGTGCAGCTCTTTCGAAGACAGACAAAAACAACATTGGAATTTTCTCTACTGGAAAAACATCCTTGCTCCAAGTTTATAATTGCCATAGGGAATAATGCAGtag CGTTTTTGTCGTCATTTGTCATGAATTCAGGAACCTGGGAAGAAGTCGGTTGTGCTAAACTCTGGAATGAATGGTGTAGGACAACGGACACTGCACACCTGTCCCCCACAGaggctttttgtgtgttttatcaCCTGAAATCGAATCCTTCG GTTTTTGGCTCTTGTCCAAGGAAGAATATGCAAGTCACTATTCTTACATGTCGCCATGTTACTGACTATAAAACTTCAGAATCTACCAGCAGCcttcatactcctttcctgaaagCTCTAAAAACTCAGAATTTCAAAGAGCCTCCTTTCTGTTCACTGCTAGAACAACCAAATATTGTCCACGACCTTCCTGCAGCAG TTCTGAGTTACTGTCAAGTATGGAGAATCCCTGCAGTTCTGTACTTGTGTTACACTGATGTGATGAAATTAGACCTGATCACAGTCGAAGCTTTTAAGCCTGTACTTTCTTCCAGAAGCTTAAAGTGTTTGGTTAAG aATATTCTGCAGAGCACAGAGATACTGAAGAAATTGATGACAACAAATGAGATTCAGAGTAACATTTACACGTGA
- the PSMG1 gene encoding proteasome assembly chaperone 1 isoform X1, which yields MAATFFGEVVRTPCRAGTEDEEEEEEGRRETPEDREVRRQLARKRLPSELVPVVSCGRDPFSSAAGLSSSLKSVVRLVHGYKTTLKNCILRRTSWEVQLFRRQTKTTLEFSLLEKHPCSKFIIAIGNNAVAFLSSFVMNSGTWEEVGCAKLWNEWCRTTDTAHLSPTEAFCVFYHLKSNPSVMLCQCSCYVAEDQQYQWLEKVFGSCPRKNMQVTILTCRHVTDYKTSESTSSLHTPFLKALKTQNFKEPPFCSLLEQPNIVHDLPAAVLSYCQVWRIPAVLYLCYTDVMKLDLITVEAFKPVLSSRSLKCLVKNILQSTEILKKLMTTNEIQSNIYT from the exons ATGGCGGCCACGTTCTTCGGGGAGGTGGTGAGGACGCCGTGCCGAGCCGGGAcggaggacgaggaggaggaagaggaggggaggagggagacgcCCGAGGATAGGGAGGTCCGGCGACAGCTGGCGCGGAAGAG GCTTCCTTCAGAGTTGGTGCCGGTGGTTTCCTGCGGGCGTGATCCGTTTTCCAGCGCTGCGGGGCTGTCTTCCTCCCTCAAGTCTGTCGTGCGTTTGGTTCATGGATATAAGACAACTCTTAAAAACTGTATTCTCCGCCGCACTTCTTG gGAGGTGCAGCTCTTTCGAAGACAGACAAAAACAACATTGGAATTTTCTCTACTGGAAAAACATCCTTGCTCCAAGTTTATAATTGCCATAGGGAATAATGCAGtag CGTTTTTGTCGTCATTTGTCATGAATTCAGGAACCTGGGAAGAAGTCGGTTGTGCTAAACTCTGGAATGAATGGTGTAGGACAACGGACACTGCACACCTGTCCCCCACAGaggctttttgtgtgttttatcaCCTGAAATCGAATCCTTCG GTCATGCTCTGCCAGTGCAGTTGCTACGTGGCCGAAGATCAGCAGTATCAGTGGCTGGAAAAG GTTTTTGGCTCTTGTCCAAGGAAGAATATGCAAGTCACTATTCTTACATGTCGCCATGTTACTGACTATAAAACTTCAGAATCTACCAGCAGCcttcatactcctttcctgaaagCTCTAAAAACTCAGAATTTCAAAGAGCCTCCTTTCTGTTCACTGCTAGAACAACCAAATATTGTCCACGACCTTCCTGCAGCAG TTCTGAGTTACTGTCAAGTATGGAGAATCCCTGCAGTTCTGTACTTGTGTTACACTGATGTGATGAAATTAGACCTGATCACAGTCGAAGCTTTTAAGCCTGTACTTTCTTCCAGAAGCTTAAAGTGTTTGGTTAAG aATATTCTGCAGAGCACAGAGATACTGAAGAAATTGATGACAACAAATGAGATTCAGAGTAACATTTACACGTGA
- the PSMG1 gene encoding proteasome assembly chaperone 1 isoform X3 — MAATFFGEVVRTPCRAGTEDEEEEEEGRRETPEDREVRRQLARKREVQLFRRQTKTTLEFSLLEKHPCSKFIIAIGNNAVAFLSSFVMNSGTWEEVGCAKLWNEWCRTTDTAHLSPTEAFCVFYHLKSNPSVMLCQCSCYVAEDQQYQWLEKVFGSCPRKNMQVTILTCRHVTDYKTSESTSSLHTPFLKALKTQNFKEPPFCSLLEQPNIVHDLPAAVLSYCQVWRIPAVLYLCYTDVMKLDLITVEAFKPVLSSRSLKCLVKNILQSTEILKKLMTTNEIQSNIYT, encoded by the exons ATGGCGGCCACGTTCTTCGGGGAGGTGGTGAGGACGCCGTGCCGAGCCGGGAcggaggacgaggaggaggaagaggaggggaggagggagacgcCCGAGGATAGGGAGGTCCGGCGACAGCTGGCGCGGAAGAG gGAGGTGCAGCTCTTTCGAAGACAGACAAAAACAACATTGGAATTTTCTCTACTGGAAAAACATCCTTGCTCCAAGTTTATAATTGCCATAGGGAATAATGCAGtag CGTTTTTGTCGTCATTTGTCATGAATTCAGGAACCTGGGAAGAAGTCGGTTGTGCTAAACTCTGGAATGAATGGTGTAGGACAACGGACACTGCACACCTGTCCCCCACAGaggctttttgtgtgttttatcaCCTGAAATCGAATCCTTCG GTCATGCTCTGCCAGTGCAGTTGCTACGTGGCCGAAGATCAGCAGTATCAGTGGCTGGAAAAG GTTTTTGGCTCTTGTCCAAGGAAGAATATGCAAGTCACTATTCTTACATGTCGCCATGTTACTGACTATAAAACTTCAGAATCTACCAGCAGCcttcatactcctttcctgaaagCTCTAAAAACTCAGAATTTCAAAGAGCCTCCTTTCTGTTCACTGCTAGAACAACCAAATATTGTCCACGACCTTCCTGCAGCAG TTCTGAGTTACTGTCAAGTATGGAGAATCCCTGCAGTTCTGTACTTGTGTTACACTGATGTGATGAAATTAGACCTGATCACAGTCGAAGCTTTTAAGCCTGTACTTTCTTCCAGAAGCTTAAAGTGTTTGGTTAAG aATATTCTGCAGAGCACAGAGATACTGAAGAAATTGATGACAACAAATGAGATTCAGAGTAACATTTACACGTGA
- the PSMG1 gene encoding proteasome assembly chaperone 1 isoform X2: MAATFFGEVVRTPCRAGTEDEEEEEEGRRETPEDREVRRQLARKRLPSELVPVVSCGRDPFSSAAGLSSSLKSVVRLVHGYKTTLKNCILRRTSWEVQLFRRQTKTTLEFSLLEKHPCSKFIIAIGNNAVAFLSSFVMNSGTWEEVGCAKLWNEWCRTTDTAHLSPTEAFCVFYHLKSNPSVFGSCPRKNMQVTILTCRHVTDYKTSESTSSLHTPFLKALKTQNFKEPPFCSLLEQPNIVHDLPAAVLSYCQVWRIPAVLYLCYTDVMKLDLITVEAFKPVLSSRSLKCLVKNILQSTEILKKLMTTNEIQSNIYT, translated from the exons ATGGCGGCCACGTTCTTCGGGGAGGTGGTGAGGACGCCGTGCCGAGCCGGGAcggaggacgaggaggaggaagaggaggggaggagggagacgcCCGAGGATAGGGAGGTCCGGCGACAGCTGGCGCGGAAGAG GCTTCCTTCAGAGTTGGTGCCGGTGGTTTCCTGCGGGCGTGATCCGTTTTCCAGCGCTGCGGGGCTGTCTTCCTCCCTCAAGTCTGTCGTGCGTTTGGTTCATGGATATAAGACAACTCTTAAAAACTGTATTCTCCGCCGCACTTCTTG gGAGGTGCAGCTCTTTCGAAGACAGACAAAAACAACATTGGAATTTTCTCTACTGGAAAAACATCCTTGCTCCAAGTTTATAATTGCCATAGGGAATAATGCAGtag CGTTTTTGTCGTCATTTGTCATGAATTCAGGAACCTGGGAAGAAGTCGGTTGTGCTAAACTCTGGAATGAATGGTGTAGGACAACGGACACTGCACACCTGTCCCCCACAGaggctttttgtgtgttttatcaCCTGAAATCGAATCCTTCG GTTTTTGGCTCTTGTCCAAGGAAGAATATGCAAGTCACTATTCTTACATGTCGCCATGTTACTGACTATAAAACTTCAGAATCTACCAGCAGCcttcatactcctttcctgaaagCTCTAAAAACTCAGAATTTCAAAGAGCCTCCTTTCTGTTCACTGCTAGAACAACCAAATATTGTCCACGACCTTCCTGCAGCAG TTCTGAGTTACTGTCAAGTATGGAGAATCCCTGCAGTTCTGTACTTGTGTTACACTGATGTGATGAAATTAGACCTGATCACAGTCGAAGCTTTTAAGCCTGTACTTTCTTCCAGAAGCTTAAAGTGTTTGGTTAAG aATATTCTGCAGAGCACAGAGATACTGAAGAAATTGATGACAACAAATGAGATTCAGAGTAACATTTACACGTGA